A single genomic interval of Lodderomyces elongisporus chromosome 8, complete sequence harbors:
- the ORM1 gene encoding sphingolipid homeostasis protein orm1 (BUSCO:EOG09264F60) produces the protein MTDISSNSNESPLLKPAEIKITPPLSQQQELRQPPSISRGSSYNAATGTKGVSSTTANSSNAFAGVPIQAAQASQNSIDPLSKNCLNVSHTSPSHITSSPSSSYATGHTSVQSNPGSPRSRRSSYAPTTIGGVASGSSPSRFRSNSGTTTNDLTPTPSHHQPAHIVTRQRRSSSLIQHLEPDTLDTKIDQALNPNVNANWVNQKGAWVIHIVIIILLKIFYNFISVLDNDWKWTLTNLTYTIGSYIMFHQVKRTPFEFNSGAYDNLTMWEQIDNGDQYTPTKKFLMLVPIGLFLISTHYSKYDLNLFLLNGLSCLCVVIPKLAFAHRLRVTLY, from the coding sequence ATGACGGACATTTCCTCCAACTCTAATGAATCTCCATTACTCAAGCCTGCGGAGATTAAGATAACGCCACCTTTAAGTCAACAGCAGGAATTGAGACAGCCTCCATCGATATCTAGAGGATCCTCCTATAATGCTGCAACCGGAACAAAGGGCGTTTCTTCTACAACTGCCAACTCCAGCAATGCCTTTGCTGGTGTCCCCATACAAGCGGCACAAGCGTCACAAAATTCAATTGATCCCCTTTCGAAAAACTGTTTGAACGTGTCTCATACATCGCCATCGCACATTACTTCATCGCCATCGTCATCATACGCAACAGGACACACTTCTGTACAATCAAACCCTGGCTCTCCGCGCTCTAGACGAAGCAGCTACGCTCCAACAACAATCGGTGGTGTTGCCAGTGGCTCCTCTCCATCTCGGTTTAGAAGTAATAGTGGTACAACAACCAATGACCTCACCCCCACGCCATCTCACCACCAACCCGCACATATCGTTACCAGACAGCGCCGATCCTCGTCATTAATCCAACACTTGGAACCAGACACTTTGGACACCAAGATTGATCAGGCGCTAAATCCTAATGTGAATGCCAATTGGGTGAATCAAAAAGGTGCGTGGGTAATTCATATAGTGATTATCATTTTGCTCAAGATCTTCTACAATTTCATTAGCGTTTTGGATAATGATTGGAAATGGACGTTGACAAACCTCACGTACACTATTGGCTCGTATATCATGTTTCACCAAGTTAAACGCACACCATTTGAATTCAATAGTGGTGCTTACGATAATTTGACGATGTGGGAACAAATTGATAATGGTGATCAATACACTCCTACAAAGAAATTCTTGATGCTTGTACCAATTGGACTATTCTTAATCAGTACTCATTATTCAAAATACGATTTAAACTTGTTTTTGCTAAATGGACTAAGCTGTCTCTGCGTGGTGATTCCAAAATTAGCGTTTGCTCATAGATTAAGAGTCACCTTGTATTAA